From bacterium:
GTTACTGTAAACCGGATAGCCAAATGGAATGGAACCAGTTGGTCGGCCTTGGGCAGCGGCACGAGCGCTAATATTGTCTATGCAGTTGCAGTCAAGGGTGACACTGTATATGCCGGCGGTAGTTTTACCACGGCCGGTGGAATAAGTGCTAATCGTATAGCCAGATGGGACGGTGCGAACTGGTCGGCCATGGGCAAAGGCATGAATAATACTGTTCAGACCATTGCCTTCGGTGATAGTGGCGTATATGCTGGAGGGTCTTTTACTTTAGCCGATAGCGTAAGCGCCAAGTATGTTGCCAAGTGGAACGGAATAGGCTGGATGCCGATGGGCGGCGGCACCAATGGTTGGGTGAATGTTCTGGTTGTCAAGGACAGAAATGTGCATGCCGGTGGTAGTTTTACTATTGCCGGGGGTAAGGCCAGCGTAAAATTCGGGATATACCATGACCGGACCGATATAACCCCGCCCAGCATTGTTTACAGCACACCCGACAGCGGGGCTTTGAATGTGTCTTTGAATGCAACGGTTAAAATAGCCTTTTCCGAGCCGATGAGGGCAGCCAGCTTTGCGTATACTATAATGCCCGATCCGGGCGGCGTGAGCGCTGTCTGGAACCTGGGGAAAGACACAGTGCAGATAACCCATGCCAATTTTGCCTATGCCACCGAGGAGACTATCTCGATATCTTATGCTGAGGACCTATCGGGGAATTTACTGACCGGACGTAACGTGATCACTTTCACGACTATACCCAACCAGGCGTCTGTGATAACCATGAAGACCCAGCCATCCAGCCCGCAGACCTTGGGCCGGCCGTACCTGGTGCAGGCAATAATAAAGGACCTGGTCAAAAAGGGGAGTAAATCCGTTACCGCCGAAAGCCTGTATTGCCGGGTGAATGGAGAGTCCTGGTCAAGTTCGGGGACCGTCAGCGTCAAAGGGGATACCTTCAGTTTTAATATCCCGGCCATCGACAGCGGCCAGATTGAGTATTACCTCCAGGCCTGGGATAATATGGGTGTTGCTACAGTGGAACCGTCATCAGGCTATCATTCTTTCGATGTCAACACCCTGCCTCCTGTTATCACCTACAGCATGCCAGACAGCGGGGCGGTCAGCGCGGCGTTAACTGCCCAGGTAATGATAGTATTTTCAGTGCCGCTGGACACCACAAGCTTCAGCTTCACCTTGCTGCCCGATCCCGGCGGGTTGAGCCGCACCTGGAATGCGGGCCGCGATACAGTGCGCCTCATGCATGCTCCCTTTGCCTTTGCTGCAGCTGAGACTGTCAGCATCACCCATGGGGAGGACCAGTTCGGGCACCTGCTGACCGGGCGGAGCACAATAACATTTACCACCCTGAGCGAATCGGCGGGGGACACCAATTGGGACGGCCGGTTCGGGACGACGGCGGGATTGGGGATGGATGGCGCAGTCGTAGCCATTGCGATCAGCGGAACCAGTGTTTATGCCGGGGGAGGTTTTCACACAGCCGGTGGAATAAGTGCAAACCACATAGCAAAATGGGTCGGATCGTCCTGGTCGGCCCTGGGCAGCGGTATGAATAGTACGGTCAATTGTTTGGCGGTGAGCGAAACCACAGTTTATGCCGGCGGTAGTTTTACCACGGCTGACGGTGTAACCGTGAACCATATAGCCAAATGGGACGGCACCAGTTGGTCGGCCTTGGGTTCTGGGACTGGTAGTAGCATTTATGCAATTGCAGTCAAGGGTGACACTGTTTTTGCCGGCGGTATCTTTACCACTGCCGGTGGATTAAGCGCTAACCGCATTGCCAAATGGAATGGAACCAGTTGGTCGGCCATGGGTAGTGGCATGAACGGTACGGTCAATTGTTTGGCTGTGAGCGGCAGCGACCTTTATGTGGGGGGCGTTTTTACCTCGGCCGGGGGCGTGGCTGCAAATTACATTGCCAAATGGAACGGAACGAGCTGGTCGGCGCTGGGCAGCGGCATGAATGGCTATGTTCGCGCCATTGCGTTCATCGGCAGTGATCTATATGCGGGCGGGGAGTTCACCACGGCCGGGGGAGCGACCGCCAACCGGATAGCCAAATGGAACGGCTCAAGCTGGTCGGCGGTGGGCAGCGGTATGAACAACCACATCCTGGCCCTGTCTGTCAGCGGCAGCGACCTTTATGCCGGGGGCGTTTTTACCTCGGCCGGCGGGGATAGCGCGAAATACATTGCCAAATGGAATGGCTCAGCTTGGTCGGCCCTGGGCAGCGGTATGAATAATACGGTCAATTGTTTGGCGGTGAGCGAAACCACAGTTTATGCCGGCGGTTATTTTACCACGGCTGGCGGGAAAAGCAGCGTATATTTTGGTATATACCATTTCCCGGTCATTCAGCCCCCATCAGCCGTTAACTTGATCTCGCCAGCCAATGGCATACTGTCAGGGGACAGCACCTTTACTTTTATCTGCGGCACCGCCGCAGCTGGCACTTATCCCGTTGATTCATATCGGTTGCAGATCGCTACCGACAACAGCTTTGTTTCCTGCCGTCTTGATACAACAATCAACGATACCACGTTAATAGTATCTCTGCCCTCCGCCGATACCATATACTATTGGCGGGTCAGCGCATTGGATACTTGCGGGAATGAAGGATCGTTTTCATCAACTTGGAAGCTGGAGATCGATGTAAAAAGCCCGGCAATACCGGCATTATTTGCCCCTGCCGACAATTCCTGGCTGGCCTCTGATGCGGCATTCTGCACTTGGAGCCCAGTTAGTAAAAAGGCCTCGGCGGTGTACTATGTTTACAAGGCCTTCGTGCTACCGGATACCATTAATCCCATGGTGGTTGATACAACCAGCCTGACCGCAGATACTCTGGCTGTTTCCGAAGGCCGCTATTTGTGGAAGGTCGAAGCCTATGACCAGGCTGGGAACCCTCCCGGCATCTCCGGTTCCTTCAATTTTGGGTATGATGTGACCCCACCGGCAATGACCTCGTTGATCAGCCCCGCGGACAGTTTGCTTACCAACCAAAGCAATATCAGCTTTACCTGGAACATTTGTGCCGACAGCGTCAGCGGGCTGAAGCAGTATACCCTGCAATATGCCTACGATTCTGCGTTTACTGCCGGTTTGGCTGAATCCACTCTTATAGACACAAGCATAACCATATCAATGGCCGACAGCAACTACTATTGGAGAATTGTTGCAACGGATACGGCAGGGAACACCAGCCTGTCAATGGTCAGATATTTATCAATAGATACTTACGATCCCGCCATCCCCAGCCTGGCTTCACCGATCAACGGCTGCTGGATCGACGATACCACGGTGGTTTGCAGTTGGGGTGAAGTTGCCAAAATGATTGGATCGGCCAAGGCAGCCGAAGTAAAATACGTCATCCAACTGGATACAGTGAATTTATTCACTTCTCCGGCCATAGAGGACACGACGGTTATCCTTCTAGACACCTTCCATCTGGCCGAAGGCCAATATTACTGGCGGGTGAAGGCCTTTGATCTGGCCGGAAACTACGGGAGCTATACCGGCTACAGAATCTTTGGGATAGATACCACGGCACCGCTGTTCCAAAGCGTAAAAGCGCTGCCTGACGATCCGGGTGCGCCTTACGGCCCGTATGAAGTGACAAGTAAAGTGTACGACCTGAGCGGCGTCAAGTCGGCCTACCTGTTCAGACAAATAAACAGCGGAAGCTGGGACAGTACGGCTATGTTCTCGGCCTTGGACTCTTTAAGAGACAGCATTCCGGAGCTTATCCCGGCCACCGATGAGACCTTGTCTGTCAGCTATTACATCAAATCCACGGACATGCTGGATCACCAGAGCATCAGTTCTACCTATAGCTTCAAGGCCATCGGGCCATTGGGTGTGGCTGGCAAACCCGGAACTTCGGTGCCAGCGGTCTTTGCCCTCAACAGTGCCTATCCCAACCCATCTAGAGGCCAGACCACCTTCAAATACCAACTGCCTCAGGTCACCAATGTAAACCTGACGGTGTACAATGTGGCCGGCCAGGTGGTAAAGACCTTAGTGGAAGGGACCCAAGGCCAAGGTGCCTATCATGTCAGCTGGGACGGCCGGGATGAGGACGGGCGGGCCGCCATGTCAGGAGTGTATTTTTACCGGCTGAATGCGGCGGGGAAAAATATTTTAAGAAAATTGGTTTTGGTCAAATGAGCAAAAACAACATCACAATATAAAACAAACAACCATAGGAGAAAAAGTGGCACAAGTTACCTCACTTAAGCAAATGGCGGAACTGGTCAAGGGCGGACCGTTAAAGAGAGTGGCCGTGGCCTGCGGCCAGGATCCGGACATCCTGGGCGCTTTGGCCCGGGCGGTCAACGAAAAATCAGCCAAGGCCATCCTGATCGGAGACCAGAAAAAGACCGAGGCTCTGGCCAAGGAAAATAATATCGATCCCAAGATATTCACCCTGATCGACGAGACCGACTATAAGAAAGCGGCCACCAGGGCGGTGGAGATGGTCAAAAAAGGCGAGGCCGATGTGCTGATGAAGGGCCTGATAGACACCGCGGTCTACGCCCGGGCCTACCTGAACAAAGAGAACGGCCTGACCACCGGGGCCACCGTCTCCCACGTGGCGGTGTTCGAGGTTCCCAATTATCCCCGGCTGCTGATCCTCACCGACGCCGCCCAGATCCCCTACCCGGACTTCGGGCAGAAAGTGGACATGATCAACCATGCCGTGGCGGTGGCCCACAAACTGGGAATTGAGACCCCCAAGGTGGCGGTGCTGACCGCCACCGAAAAGGTCAATCCCAAATGGCCCTGCAGTCTGGAAGCGGCCCAGCTGGCCAAGATGGCCGACCGGGGGCAGATCAAGGGCTGCATAGTGGACGGACCTCTCTCCATGGACGCCGCGGTTTCCCCCGAATGCGCGGCCGGCAAGGGCCTCAAGTCGCCGGTGGCCGGCTACGCCGACATCCTGGTCTGCCCGGACATCCACGGGGCCAACTTCATTTACAAGACGCTGGCCCAGCTGGCCAAGGCGGAGCTGGCAGCCATGGTCATCGGCACCAGCGCCCCGGTGGTGCTGACTTCGCGCACCGATTCCGACGAGACCAAGTTCATGTCCATAGTGCTTTCGGCGCTGATGGCAAAATGATCCGCAGAGCGGATCATTTTGCCGCTGGAGAAGCGAAGCACGGTGACCGTCCGGCGTTTGAGATGCCGGTGTACAAGCCCGGCAACGTTTGAGGTGCAATAATATTAGCTAGGCGATGTTGGAAATCGTTCAAAAGCCGCTGGAGAAGCGAAGCACGGTGACCGTCCGGTGTTTGAGATGCTGATATATAAGGCAGGCAACGTTTGAGGAGCAATGATAAAAGCAGGGCGATGTTGGAATCGTTCAATCGTTGCCTGACCTGCTTGATCGACATCTCAAACATCGCCAGACAATCAGAGGATGGCTTCTCAAACGTCGCCGGGCAGACTTGATGAGCATCTCTGCCGCAGTAGCGCAGCTTGCTCTTGACTTTAATCTGGTTATACCTTATCCTTAATAACCATCACGAGGGCATTTATGAAGATCGCCATCGGCACCGATCACCGGGGGTTTGCCCTGAAGGAGCAGATCAAAGCCGCTTTCTCCCTTGACAATCTGGAATTCAAGGACTTTGGGGCCCAGAACCGGGATCCCTGCGATTATCCCGACTTCGCCATTCCGGTGGCCCAAGCGGTAGCCAAAGGCGAGGCGGACAAGGGGATACTGGTCTGCAGCACCGGCAACGGGATGGCCATCGCGGCCAACAAGGTGAAGGGGGTGCGGGCGGCCATCGCCATGACCCCGGACATGGCCCGCTACTCGCGGCTGCACAACGATGCCAACATCCTGGTGCTGCCGGCCGATTACATAGACCTGCAGCTGGTCCCCAAGATAGTCAAGGTCTGGCTGGAGACCGGGTTCGAAGGCGGCCGTCACCAGCGCCGGGTGGACAAGATAACCAAATACGAAAACGAAAACAAATAAAAATAAACGAAGGCAATTTTGACAGGATTTACAGGATTTCTCTATTCTTCCTAAGGAGCGACCATTAGAATCATGTTAATCCTGTCTGCTCCCGAAAAAACCGGGCAGTAAAACAAAACAAAAAGAACGGAAACATTCATTCAAT
This genomic window contains:
- a CDS encoding Ig-like domain-containing protein — protein: VTVNRIAKWNGTSWSALGSGTSANIVYAVAVKGDTVYAGGSFTTAGGISANRIARWDGANWSAMGKGMNNTVQTIAFGDSGVYAGGSFTLADSVSAKYVAKWNGIGWMPMGGGTNGWVNVLVVKDRNVHAGGSFTIAGGKASVKFGIYHDRTDITPPSIVYSTPDSGALNVSLNATVKIAFSEPMRAASFAYTIMPDPGGVSAVWNLGKDTVQITHANFAYATEETISISYAEDLSGNLLTGRNVITFTTIPNQASVITMKTQPSSPQTLGRPYLVQAIIKDLVKKGSKSVTAESLYCRVNGESWSSSGTVSVKGDTFSFNIPAIDSGQIEYYLQAWDNMGVATVEPSSGYHSFDVNTLPPVITYSMPDSGAVSAALTAQVMIVFSVPLDTTSFSFTLLPDPGGLSRTWNAGRDTVRLMHAPFAFAAAETVSITHGEDQFGHLLTGRSTITFTTLSESAGDTNWDGRFGTTAGLGMDGAVVAIAISGTSVYAGGGFHTAGGISANHIAKWVGSSWSALGSGMNSTVNCLAVSETTVYAGGSFTTADGVTVNHIAKWDGTSWSALGSGTGSSIYAIAVKGDTVFAGGIFTTAGGLSANRIAKWNGTSWSAMGSGMNGTVNCLAVSGSDLYVGGVFTSAGGVAANYIAKWNGTSWSALGSGMNGYVRAIAFIGSDLYAGGEFTTAGGATANRIAKWNGSSWSAVGSGMNNHILALSVSGSDLYAGGVFTSAGGDSAKYIAKWNGSAWSALGSGMNNTVNCLAVSETTVYAGGYFTTAGGKSSVYFGIYHFPVIQPPSAVNLISPANGILSGDSTFTFICGTAAAGTYPVDSYRLQIATDNSFVSCRLDTTINDTTLIVSLPSADTIYYWRVSALDTCGNEGSFSSTWKLEIDVKSPAIPALFAPADNSWLASDAAFCTWSPVSKKASAVYYVYKAFVLPDTINPMVVDTTSLTADTLAVSEGRYLWKVEAYDQAGNPPGISGSFNFGYDVTPPAMTSLISPADSLLTNQSNISFTWNICADSVSGLKQYTLQYAYDSAFTAGLAESTLIDTSITISMADSNYYWRIVATDTAGNTSLSMVRYLSIDTYDPAIPSLASPINGCWIDDTTVVCSWGEVAKMIGSAKAAEVKYVIQLDTVNLFTSPAIEDTTVILLDTFHLAEGQYYWRVKAFDLAGNYGSYTGYRIFGIDTTAPLFQSVKALPDDPGAPYGPYEVTSKVYDLSGVKSAYLFRQINSGSWDSTAMFSALDSLRDSIPELIPATDETLSVSYYIKSTDMLDHQSISSTYSFKAIGPLGVAGKPGTSVPAVFALNSAYPNPSRGQTTFKYQLPQVTNVNLTVYNVAGQVVKTLVEGTQGQGAYHVSWDGRDEDGRAAMSGVYFYRLNAAGKNILRKLVLVK
- a CDS encoding bifunctional enoyl-CoA hydratase/phosphate acetyltransferase, with the protein product MAQVTSLKQMAELVKGGPLKRVAVACGQDPDILGALARAVNEKSAKAILIGDQKKTEALAKENNIDPKIFTLIDETDYKKAATRAVEMVKKGEADVLMKGLIDTAVYARAYLNKENGLTTGATVSHVAVFEVPNYPRLLILTDAAQIPYPDFGQKVDMINHAVAVAHKLGIETPKVAVLTATEKVNPKWPCSLEAAQLAKMADRGQIKGCIVDGPLSMDAAVSPECAAGKGLKSPVAGYADILVCPDIHGANFIYKTLAQLAKAELAAMVIGTSAPVVLTSRTDSDETKFMSIVLSALMAK
- the rpiB gene encoding ribose 5-phosphate isomerase B; translated protein: MKIAIGTDHRGFALKEQIKAAFSLDNLEFKDFGAQNRDPCDYPDFAIPVAQAVAKGEADKGILVCSTGNGMAIAANKVKGVRAAIAMTPDMARYSRLHNDANILVLPADYIDLQLVPKIVKVWLETGFEGGRHQRRVDKITKYENENK